From a single Streptomyces sp. 1331.2 genomic region:
- a CDS encoding TIGR03842 family LLM class F420-dependent oxidoreductase, producing the protein MDIGLVLQTDPPARLLIDRMIRAERAGFSHGWTFDSCVLWQEPFVIYSRILAETERLTVGPMVTNPSTRTWEVTASLFATLNDMYGNRTVCGIGRGDSAMRVAGRHPATLARLSQAMHAIKELAEGRTVEVDGTEMHLPWVGPGASLPIWMGAYGPKALALTGRQADGFILQLADPYLTEFMVKAVRAAAVEAGRDPDSVTVCVAAPAYVTADDSPAALAHAREQCRWFGGMVGNHVADLVDHYGEHSDLVPEALTDYIKGRQGYDYSHHGRAGNPDTTFVPDEIVDRFCLIGPAEVQRARLAELRSLGVDQFAVYAMHDAIETTIDAYGTDVIPHL; encoded by the coding sequence ATGGACATCGGCCTCGTCCTGCAGACCGACCCGCCCGCCCGCCTGCTCATCGACCGGATGATCCGCGCCGAGCGGGCCGGGTTCAGCCACGGCTGGACCTTCGACTCCTGCGTCCTGTGGCAGGAGCCCTTCGTCATCTACAGCCGGATCCTCGCCGAGACCGAGCGCCTGACCGTCGGCCCGATGGTCACCAACCCCTCCACCCGCACCTGGGAGGTCACCGCCTCCCTGTTCGCCACCCTCAACGACATGTACGGCAACCGCACGGTCTGCGGGATCGGCCGGGGCGACTCCGCGATGCGGGTCGCCGGACGCCACCCCGCGACCCTCGCCCGGCTCTCCCAGGCGATGCACGCCATCAAGGAGTTGGCGGAGGGCCGCACCGTCGAGGTGGACGGCACCGAGATGCACCTGCCCTGGGTCGGACCGGGCGCGTCCCTGCCGATCTGGATGGGGGCGTACGGCCCGAAGGCCCTCGCCCTGACCGGGCGCCAAGCAGACGGCTTCATCCTGCAGTTGGCCGACCCGTACCTCACCGAGTTCATGGTCAAGGCGGTGCGGGCCGCCGCGGTCGAGGCCGGCCGCGACCCGGACTCGGTCACCGTCTGCGTGGCCGCCCCCGCCTACGTGACCGCCGACGACTCGCCCGCCGCGCTCGCCCACGCCCGGGAGCAGTGCCGCTGGTTCGGCGGGATGGTCGGCAACCACGTCGCCGACCTGGTCGACCACTACGGCGAGCACTCCGATCTGGTGCCGGAGGCGCTCACCGACTACATCAAGGGCCGCCAGGGCTACGACTACAGCCACCACGGCCGGGCCGGGAACCCGGACACGACCTTCGTGCCGGACGAGATCGTGGACCGCTTCTGTCTGATCGGCCCGGCCGAGGTGCAGCGCGCCCGGCTGGCGGAACTGCGCTCGCTCGGCGTCGACCAGTTCGCCGTCTATGCCATGCACGACGCGATCGAGACCACCATCGACGCCTACGGAACGGACGTCATCCCCCACCTGTGA
- a CDS encoding NCS1 family nucleobase:cation symporter-1, whose product MPDTVTSGGRQRQHPDGRVELDPAAGELPPNGFTSDDLLPVPVARRTWTTYNFLALWVGMAHNIPSWTLASGLVAIGMDWKQAVLTIALANLVVLVPMLLTGHAGTKYGIPFPVFARAAFGLRGANLPALIRAAVACAWFGIQTWIGGEGIFLLAGKLFGQSWLTAGELGGYPWTQWLSFLLFWLLEMAIIARGMEALRRFENWAAPFVIVGALALLVWITVKAGGLGPLLDQPSTLGWGSGFWKVFFPSLMGMIGFWSTLSLNIPDFTRFGGSQRAQIRGQALGLPTTMTLFALLSVLVTSGSQAVYGEPVWDPIRLAAKMESPVGILFALLTVLVATLSVNIAANVVSPAYDLANLLPRFVNFRTGALITGVVGIAIFPWRLIADPHVYIFTWLGVVGGLLGTVAGVLIADYWLLRGTRLQLAELYRPGGAYWYTGGWNWRAVVALLVGGLLAVGGSYSTVDAQGAKQGPFPVDGLIPLLKPLADYGWAVGLAAASLVYVGLGRRGPGERAADDR is encoded by the coding sequence ATGCCCGACACCGTGACCAGCGGCGGCAGACAGCGGCAGCACCCCGACGGCCGGGTCGAACTCGACCCGGCCGCCGGGGAGTTGCCTCCCAACGGCTTCACCAGCGACGACCTGCTCCCGGTCCCGGTGGCACGACGCACCTGGACCACGTACAACTTCCTCGCACTCTGGGTCGGCATGGCCCACAACATCCCTTCCTGGACACTGGCTTCGGGCCTGGTCGCGATCGGCATGGACTGGAAACAGGCGGTGCTGACCATCGCGCTCGCCAACCTCGTCGTGCTGGTGCCGATGCTGCTCACCGGGCACGCCGGCACCAAGTACGGAATCCCGTTCCCGGTGTTCGCCCGCGCCGCCTTCGGGCTGCGCGGCGCCAACCTGCCCGCCCTGATCCGGGCGGCGGTCGCCTGCGCCTGGTTCGGCATCCAGACCTGGATCGGCGGCGAGGGAATCTTCCTGCTCGCGGGCAAGCTGTTCGGCCAGTCCTGGCTCACGGCAGGGGAGTTGGGCGGCTACCCGTGGACCCAGTGGCTCTCGTTCCTGCTGTTCTGGCTGCTGGAGATGGCCATCATCGCCCGCGGGATGGAGGCGCTGCGGCGCTTCGAGAACTGGGCCGCGCCCTTCGTCATCGTCGGTGCGCTCGCCCTGCTGGTCTGGATCACCGTCAAGGCGGGCGGACTGGGCCCGCTGCTCGACCAGCCGTCCACGCTGGGGTGGGGCAGCGGGTTCTGGAAGGTCTTCTTCCCCTCGCTGATGGGCATGATCGGCTTCTGGTCCACCCTGTCGCTCAACATCCCGGACTTCACCCGCTTCGGCGGCAGCCAGCGGGCCCAGATCCGGGGCCAGGCGCTCGGCCTGCCGACGACGATGACGCTCTTCGCCCTGCTGTCCGTGCTGGTCACCTCCGGCTCCCAGGCGGTGTACGGCGAACCGGTGTGGGACCCGATCCGGCTCGCCGCGAAGATGGAGAGTCCGGTCGGCATCCTGTTCGCGCTGCTGACCGTCCTGGTCGCGACGCTGTCGGTGAACATCGCCGCCAACGTCGTCTCGCCCGCCTACGACCTGGCCAACCTGCTGCCCCGGTTCGTCAACTTCCGTACCGGGGCGCTGATCACTGGTGTGGTCGGGATCGCCATCTTCCCGTGGCGGCTGATCGCCGACCCGCACGTCTACATCTTCACCTGGCTGGGCGTGGTCGGTGGCCTGCTCGGCACCGTCGCCGGGGTCCTGATCGCCGACTACTGGCTGCTGCGGGGCACCCGCCTCCAGCTGGCCGAGCTCTACCGCCCGGGCGGGGCGTACTGGTACACCGGCGGGTGGAACTGGCGGGCGGTCGTGGCACTGCTGGTGGGCGGCCTGCTCGCGGTGGGCGGCTCGTACTCCACCGTCGACGCCCAGGGCGCCAAGCAGGGCCCGTTCCCGGTGGACGGCCTGATCCCGCTGCTGAAGCCGCTGGCCGACTACGGCTGGGCGGTCGGCCTCGCGGCGGCCTCGCTGGTGTACGTGGGGCTGGGGCGGCGGGGGCCGGGGGAGCGGGCCGCGGATGACAGATGA
- a CDS encoding cysteine dioxygenase, with protein sequence MSLNTSLDFVTDTPTAAPPAPAAPLTPSTLRSIVRELAEQPDRWIHHVRLSTEDRWYRRLVAADDHEVWLISWLPGQSTGFHDHGGSRGAFAVALGELEELSLGGPEQGLLIRRLQAGTARAFGPEYVHDVRNTASGPAVTLHAYSPPLDSMAHYDLRAGGLVRTSEEGPEQW encoded by the coding sequence ATGAGCCTGAACACGAGCCTGGACTTCGTCACCGACACCCCGACGGCCGCCCCTCCCGCCCCCGCCGCCCCGCTCACCCCCAGCACCCTGCGGAGCATCGTCCGCGAGCTGGCCGAGCAGCCCGACCGGTGGATCCACCACGTCCGCCTCTCCACCGAGGACCGCTGGTACCGGCGGCTGGTGGCCGCGGACGACCACGAGGTGTGGCTGATCAGCTGGCTGCCCGGCCAGTCCACCGGCTTCCACGACCACGGCGGCTCGCGCGGCGCGTTCGCCGTCGCCCTCGGCGAGCTGGAGGAGCTGTCCCTCGGCGGCCCCGAGCAGGGCCTGCTGATCCGCCGGCTCCAGGCCGGCACCGCCCGGGCCTTCGGCCCCGAGTACGTGCACGACGTGCGGAACACCGCTTCCGGCCCCGCCGTCACCCTGCACGCCTACTCGCCGCCGCTGGACTCGATGGCGCATTACGACCTACGGGCCGGAGGGCTCGTCCGCACCTCGGAGGAAGGACCGGAGCAGTGGTGA
- a CDS encoding class I SAM-dependent methyltransferase gives MTNEQLRHLADYLVPQRSSPYGDGRDHLLFLAEALRTFRDTGALAPSGADLVNALVVPVTSRPNRPISVLEVGAGTGVVTRRLARMLRPGDRLHVVEANPRFAERLRDDPVLAARHPGVGLRLSACRVEQLPEQSRRSGEAEQSGRPEQSGESWERYDVIVSGLPFTNFTPEQVRDILDLYLRLLAPGGELTYFGYLGTTTARTLVSGPRRGARHRAVVRLLRQFEAAYGLGERTVWRNLPPARAYLLRSHQRPDGLPGRTDDNRQISTFR, from the coding sequence ATGACGAACGAACAGCTCCGACACCTCGCCGACTACCTTGTCCCGCAGCGCAGTTCACCCTACGGCGACGGCAGGGACCACCTGCTGTTCCTCGCCGAGGCCCTGCGCACCTTCCGTGACACCGGCGCGCTGGCCCCGAGCGGCGCCGATCTGGTGAACGCCCTCGTGGTGCCGGTCACCAGCCGCCCGAACCGTCCGATCTCGGTGCTGGAGGTCGGCGCCGGCACCGGTGTGGTGACCCGCCGGCTCGCCCGGATGCTGCGCCCGGGCGACCGCCTGCACGTCGTCGAGGCGAACCCGCGGTTCGCCGAACGGCTGCGGGACGACCCGGTGCTGGCCGCGCGCCACCCGGGCGTCGGGCTGCGGCTGTCGGCCTGCCGGGTCGAGCAGCTGCCCGAGCAGTCCAGGCGATCCGGCGAGGCCGAGCAGTCCGGCCGGCCCGAGCAGTCCGGCGAGTCCTGGGAGCGGTACGACGTGATCGTGTCCGGGCTGCCGTTCACCAACTTCACGCCCGAGCAGGTCCGCGACATCCTCGATCTCTACCTGCGGCTGCTGGCCCCCGGCGGCGAGCTGACGTACTTCGGCTACCTGGGGACGACGACGGCCCGCACCCTCGTCTCGGGGCCCCGCCGCGGTGCCCGGCACCGGGCGGTGGTCCGGCTGCTGCGGCAGTTCGAGGCGGCGTACGGGCTCGGCGAGCGCACGGTGTGGCGCAACCTTCCGCCCGCCCGCGCGTACCTCCTCCGCTCCCACCAGCGCCCCGACGGGCTACCGGGCCGAACAGATGACAATCGACAGATTTCAACTTTCAGATAA
- a CDS encoding GlsB/YeaQ/YmgE family stress response membrane protein: MGIVAWIVLGLLAGALAKLLLPGKDPGGLIVTTLIGIAGSFVGGWIASHFMHRSVTAHFFDAATWVSAIGGSLVLLIVYRLLFGNSRR, translated from the coding sequence ATGGGCATCGTTGCGTGGATCGTGCTGGGCCTGCTGGCGGGAGCGCTGGCCAAGCTGCTGCTGCCGGGGAAGGACCCGGGGGGCCTGATCGTGACCACCCTGATCGGCATCGCCGGCTCCTTCGTCGGCGGGTGGATCGCGTCGCACTTCATGCACCGGTCGGTCACGGCGCACTTCTTCGACGCGGCGACCTGGGTGTCGGCGATCGGCGGCTCCCTGGTGCTGCTGATCGTCTACCGACTGCTGTTCGGCAACTCGCGCCGCTGA
- the hydA gene encoding dihydropyrimidinase, with the protein MTTRDPQQRTIVRGGLVITATEELHADVLIEGERIAALAATGSSAAQAWTADTVIDATGHYVIPGGVDAHTHMELPFGGTAASDTFETGTRAAAWGGTTTIVDFAVQPVGGSLREGLDTWHAKADGNCAVDYAFHTIVSDVNDGVLKEMDALVDSGESTSFKLFMAYPGVFYSDDGRILRAMQRGAANGGLIMMHAENGIAIDVLVEQALAAGKTAPRYHGEVRRELLEAEATHRAIKLAQVAGSPLYVVHVSAAAALAELAQARDSGLNVFGETCPQYLFLSTDNLAEEGADGFEGAKYVCSTPLRPREHQEALWRGLRTNDLQVVSTDHCPFCFAGQKELGRGDFSKIPNGLPGVENRMDLLHQAVVDGHISRRRWVEIACTTPARMFGLHPRKGTIAPGADADLVVYDPATVQTVSAATHHMNVDYSAYEGRRLTGRARTVLSRGTVVLDDGTWHGRAGHGTFLRRDTCQYLT; encoded by the coding sequence ATGACCACCCGCGACCCCCAGCAGCGCACGATCGTCCGCGGCGGCCTCGTCATCACGGCCACCGAGGAACTCCACGCCGACGTCCTGATCGAGGGCGAGCGCATCGCCGCCCTCGCCGCCACCGGCAGCTCCGCCGCCCAGGCCTGGACCGCCGACACCGTCATCGACGCCACCGGCCACTACGTCATCCCGGGAGGCGTCGACGCCCACACCCACATGGAGCTGCCGTTCGGCGGCACCGCCGCCTCCGACACCTTCGAGACCGGCACCCGGGCCGCCGCCTGGGGCGGCACCACCACCATCGTCGATTTCGCCGTCCAGCCCGTCGGCGGCTCGCTGCGCGAGGGCCTGGACACCTGGCACGCCAAGGCGGACGGCAACTGCGCCGTGGACTACGCCTTCCACACGATCGTCTCCGACGTCAACGACGGCGTCCTCAAGGAGATGGACGCGCTCGTCGACTCCGGCGAGTCCACCTCCTTCAAGCTCTTCATGGCCTACCCCGGCGTCTTCTACAGCGACGACGGCCGCATCCTGCGCGCCATGCAGCGCGGCGCCGCCAACGGCGGGCTGATCATGATGCACGCCGAGAACGGCATCGCCATCGACGTCCTGGTCGAACAGGCCCTCGCCGCCGGGAAGACCGCCCCCCGCTACCACGGCGAGGTCCGCCGCGAACTGCTGGAGGCCGAGGCCACCCACCGGGCGATCAAGCTCGCCCAGGTGGCGGGCAGCCCGCTCTACGTCGTGCACGTCTCCGCCGCCGCCGCCCTCGCCGAACTCGCCCAGGCCCGCGACTCCGGGCTCAACGTCTTCGGCGAGACCTGCCCGCAGTACCTCTTCCTCTCCACCGACAACCTCGCCGAGGAGGGCGCCGACGGCTTCGAGGGCGCCAAGTACGTGTGCAGCACGCCGCTGCGGCCGCGCGAGCACCAGGAGGCGCTCTGGCGCGGGCTGCGCACCAACGACCTCCAGGTGGTCTCCACCGACCACTGCCCGTTCTGCTTCGCCGGGCAGAAGGAGCTCGGGCGCGGCGACTTCTCCAAGATCCCCAACGGCCTTCCGGGCGTGGAGAACCGGATGGACCTGCTCCACCAAGCCGTGGTGGACGGGCACATCAGCCGGCGCCGCTGGGTCGAGATCGCCTGCACCACGCCCGCCCGGATGTTCGGCCTGCACCCGCGCAAGGGCACCATCGCCCCGGGCGCCGACGCCGACCTCGTCGTCTACGACCCCGCCACGGTCCAGACCGTCTCCGCCGCCACCCACCACATGAACGTGGACTACTCCGCCTACGAGGGCCGCCGACTCACCGGCCGGGCCCGGACGGTGCTCTCCCGCGGCACCGTGGTGCTCGACGACGGCACCTGGCACGGCCGGGCCGGTCACGGCACCTTCCTGCGCCGCGACACCTGCCAGTACCTGACCTGA
- a CDS encoding glycosyltransferase, whose protein sequence is MRILIATAGSRGDVAPFTGLGVRLRAAGHQVAVATHATFAEYVRASGLEFRPLPVDPRAELASAQGRRLLRAGSGPGVVLQLLRLGRKFMPALGDGIVEAVALGTDLLLTTSTTSALGQVAAEAAGLPTVGLFLQPLAPTREFAPAVTGTRSLSRPGNLLAGHAVQAATDQLFAPAVRALRRRLGLPPRGIAGARRDHPVLHGFSPTVVPRPADWHPRLDVAGYWWPPAQPHWQPPARLLDFLAAGAPPVFVGFGSLVVPDPERLTATVLAAARAAGVRVLLQSGWSGLAAEDSETVLTIGDTPHDWLFPRTAAVVHHAGAGTTAAALRAGVPTVPVPAQLDGPFWSARLAALGVSPDPVPLRALTSARLATAIRHAVDTPHHRARAQAVAATLAGEDGTTKVLAAVERATADR, encoded by the coding sequence ATGCGCATCCTGATCGCCACCGCCGGGTCCAGGGGCGATGTGGCCCCCTTCACCGGGCTCGGGGTCCGCCTCCGGGCGGCCGGCCATCAGGTGGCCGTCGCCACGCACGCGACCTTCGCGGAGTACGTCCGGGCGTCCGGGCTGGAGTTCCGCCCGCTGCCGGTCGACCCGCGCGCCGAACTCGCCTCCGCGCAGGGGCGACGACTGCTGCGGGCCGGCAGCGGCCCGGGTGTGGTCCTCCAACTCCTGCGCCTTGGCCGAAAGTTCATGCCCGCTCTCGGCGACGGCATCGTCGAGGCCGTCGCCCTCGGTACCGACCTGCTGCTGACCACCAGTACCACCAGCGCACTCGGCCAGGTCGCCGCCGAGGCGGCCGGCCTGCCCACCGTCGGACTGTTCCTCCAACCACTCGCCCCCACGCGGGAGTTCGCACCCGCCGTCACGGGCACCCGCTCGCTCTCCCGACCCGGCAACCTGCTCGCCGGGCACGCCGTCCAGGCCGCGACCGACCAGCTGTTCGCGCCCGCCGTGCGCGCACTGCGCCGCCGGCTCGGCCTGCCACCGCGAGGCATCGCCGGGGCCCGTCGCGACCACCCCGTCCTGCACGGCTTCTCTCCGACGGTCGTGCCCCGGCCGGCCGACTGGCATCCCCGGCTGGACGTGGCGGGCTACTGGTGGCCGCCGGCGCAGCCGCACTGGCAGCCTCCGGCCCGGCTGCTCGACTTCCTCGCCGCCGGAGCGCCACCGGTCTTCGTCGGCTTCGGCAGCCTCGTCGTCCCCGATCCCGAGCGGCTCACTGCCACCGTGCTCGCGGCCGCCCGGGCCGCCGGGGTGCGCGTCCTCCTGCAGTCGGGCTGGAGCGGGCTGGCCGCCGAGGACTCGGAGACCGTCCTGACGATCGGCGACACCCCGCACGACTGGCTGTTCCCGCGTACCGCCGCCGTGGTCCACCACGCGGGCGCGGGCACCACCGCCGCCGCCCTCCGTGCCGGGGTTCCCACCGTCCCCGTGCCCGCCCAACTGGACGGTCCCTTCTGGTCCGCCCGGCTGGCCGCCCTCGGTGTCTCCCCCGACCCCGTCCCCCTCCGCGCTCTCACCTCCGCCCGTCTCGCCACCGCGATCCGCCACGCCGTGGACACCCCCCACCACCGGGCCCGCGCCCAAGCCGTCGCCGCCACCCTCGCCGGCGAGGACGGCACCACCAAGGTGCTCGCTGCCGTCGAACGGGCGACAGCCGACCGGTAA
- a CDS encoding TetR family transcriptional regulator yields the protein MTTDTTLTAEQVLIAAEDVLRRFGPAKATVVDVARILGVSHSSVYRHFPSKAALREAVTQRWLDQAHHELAAITIEGGHSAERLHRWLGTLFAAKRKKALDDPELFATYMVLVEENSATVEAHIDTLVDQIAQIIHDGVDEKEFKLAHILSTARAVFDATAPFHDPAYASTWSVPGADDRFEAVWKLVLGGLKAK from the coding sequence GTGACCACGGACACCACACTCACCGCCGAGCAGGTCCTCATCGCGGCGGAGGACGTCCTCCGGCGGTTCGGCCCGGCCAAGGCCACCGTCGTGGACGTCGCCCGCATCCTCGGCGTCAGCCACAGCAGCGTCTACCGCCACTTCCCGAGCAAGGCCGCGCTGCGCGAGGCGGTCACCCAGCGCTGGCTCGACCAGGCGCACCACGAGCTCGCGGCCATCACCATCGAGGGCGGCCACTCCGCCGAGCGGCTGCACCGCTGGCTCGGCACGCTGTTCGCGGCCAAGCGGAAGAAGGCGCTCGACGACCCGGAGCTGTTCGCCACCTACATGGTGCTGGTCGAGGAGAACAGCGCCACCGTCGAGGCGCACATCGACACGCTGGTCGACCAGATCGCACAGATCATCCACGACGGCGTGGACGAGAAGGAGTTCAAGCTCGCCCACATCCTCAGCACCGCCCGCGCCGTCTTCGACGCCACCGCCCCGTTCCACGACCCGGCCTACGCCTCCACCTGGTCCGTCCCGGGCGCCGACGACCGCTTCGAGGCCGTCTGGAAGCTCGTCCTCGGCGGCCTGAAGGCGAAGTGA
- a CDS encoding rhodanese-like domain-containing protein, which translates to MVTTIEELVERAREGVHRPDAREAYQAQLDGALLVDIRPAAQRAAEGEIPGTLIIERNVLEWRLDPTGSHRIPEASGHDIEVIVVCSEGYASSLAAASLRELGLHRATDLDGGFVGWAAAGLPTRQGG; encoded by the coding sequence GTGGTGACGACGATCGAAGAGTTGGTGGAGCGGGCCCGCGAGGGCGTGCACCGTCCAGACGCCCGGGAGGCGTACCAGGCCCAGCTGGACGGCGCGCTGCTGGTGGACATCCGCCCGGCGGCGCAGCGGGCGGCCGAGGGAGAGATCCCGGGCACGCTGATCATCGAGCGCAACGTGCTGGAATGGCGGCTCGACCCGACGGGCAGCCACCGGATCCCCGAGGCCTCGGGCCACGACATCGAGGTGATCGTGGTCTGCTCCGAGGGCTACGCCTCCAGTCTGGCCGCCGCCTCGCTCCGGGAGCTGGGCCTGCACCGGGCGACCGACCTGGACGGCGGGTTCGTCGGCTGGGCGGCAGCCGGGCTGCCGACCCGTCAGGGCGGCTGA
- a CDS encoding aldo/keto reductase: MSSTTRPTQRRLGAAGPVTSALGLGCMGMSDLYGPADEAESIATIHAALDAGITLLDTGDFYGMGHNELLIHEALRGRDRESVQISVKFGAQRSPDGQWLGYDASPAATKTALSYTLRRLRTDHIDVYRPARLDPNVPIEETVGAIADLVKAGYVRHIGLSEVGADTLRRAAAVHPISDLQIEYSLLSRSIEAAVLPTARELGIGITAYGVLSRGLLSGHWNQERALTGTDFRSHSPRFQGENLTHNLALVEALRTIAAAKEATVAQVAIAWVASRGQDVVPLVGARRRERLTEALGALDVTLTAADLAAIEAAVPAGAAAGDRYAAAQMAHLDSER, encoded by the coding sequence GTGTCCTCGACCACCCGCCCCACCCAGCGCCGCCTCGGCGCCGCCGGCCCCGTCACCTCGGCCCTCGGCCTCGGCTGCATGGGCATGTCCGACCTGTACGGCCCGGCCGACGAGGCCGAGAGCATCGCCACCATCCACGCCGCCCTCGACGCGGGCATCACCCTGCTCGACACCGGCGACTTCTACGGCATGGGCCACAACGAACTGCTCATCCACGAGGCACTGCGCGGGCGCGACCGCGAGAGCGTGCAGATCAGCGTGAAGTTCGGCGCCCAGCGCAGCCCGGACGGCCAGTGGCTCGGCTACGACGCGAGCCCCGCCGCCACCAAGACGGCGCTCAGCTACACCTTGCGCCGCCTGCGCACCGACCACATCGACGTCTACCGCCCGGCCCGCCTCGACCCGAACGTCCCGATCGAGGAGACCGTCGGCGCCATCGCCGACCTGGTGAAGGCCGGCTACGTCCGCCACATCGGCCTCTCCGAGGTCGGCGCCGACACCCTGCGCCGCGCCGCCGCAGTCCACCCGATCAGCGACCTGCAGATCGAGTACTCGCTGCTCAGCCGCTCGATCGAGGCTGCCGTCCTCCCCACCGCCCGCGAACTCGGCATCGGCATCACCGCGTACGGCGTGCTCTCCCGCGGCCTGCTCAGCGGCCACTGGAACCAGGAACGCGCGCTCACCGGCACCGACTTCCGCAGCCACAGCCCACGCTTCCAGGGCGAGAACCTGACCCACAACCTCGCACTGGTCGAGGCGCTGCGCACGATCGCCGCCGCCAAGGAGGCGACCGTCGCCCAGGTCGCCATCGCCTGGGTGGCCTCGCGCGGGCAGGACGTCGTGCCGCTGGTCGGCGCCCGCCGCCGGGAGCGCCTGACCGAGGCCCTCGGCGCCCTGGACGTCACGCTGACCGCGGCGGACCTCGCCGCCATCGAGGCGGCCGTCCCCGCCGGCGCCGCCGCAGGCGACCGGTACGCTGCCGCCCAGATGGCCCATCTGGACAGCGAGCGCTGA
- a CDS encoding nitrilase-related carbon-nitrogen hydrolase → MSQIVRAALVQTRWTGDQESMIALHERHAREAAAQGAKIIGFQEVFNAPYFCQVQEPEHYRWAEAVPDGPTVRRMQELARELGMVVVVPVYEEEQTGVYYNTAAVIDADGSYLGKYRKHHIPQVKGFWEKYYFKPGNLGWPVFDTAVGKVGVYICYDRHFPEGWRALGLAGAQIVYNPSATSRGLSAYLWQLEQPAAAVANEYFVAAINRVGTEEYGDNDFYGTSYFVDPRGQFVGDVASDKEEELVVRDLDLGLIEQVRQQWAFYRDRRPDAYGPLAEA, encoded by the coding sequence ATGTCACAGATCGTCCGTGCCGCGCTCGTCCAGACCCGCTGGACCGGCGACCAGGAGAGCATGATCGCGCTCCACGAGCGCCACGCCCGCGAGGCCGCCGCCCAGGGCGCGAAGATCATCGGCTTCCAGGAGGTCTTCAACGCCCCGTACTTCTGTCAGGTCCAGGAGCCCGAGCACTACCGCTGGGCCGAGGCCGTTCCCGACGGCCCGACCGTGCGCCGGATGCAGGAACTCGCCCGCGAGCTCGGGATGGTCGTCGTCGTCCCGGTCTACGAGGAGGAGCAGACCGGCGTCTACTACAACACCGCCGCCGTCATCGACGCCGACGGCAGCTACCTCGGGAAGTACCGCAAGCACCACATCCCGCAGGTCAAGGGCTTCTGGGAGAAGTACTACTTCAAGCCCGGCAACCTCGGCTGGCCCGTCTTCGACACCGCCGTCGGCAAGGTCGGCGTCTACATCTGCTACGACCGCCACTTCCCCGAGGGCTGGCGCGCCCTGGGCCTGGCCGGCGCGCAGATCGTCTACAACCCCTCCGCCACCAGCCGCGGCCTGTCCGCCTACCTCTGGCAGCTCGAACAGCCCGCCGCCGCCGTCGCCAACGAGTACTTCGTCGCCGCCATCAACCGGGTCGGCACCGAGGAGTACGGCGACAACGACTTCTACGGCACCTCCTACTTCGTGGACCCGCGCGGCCAGTTCGTCGGCGACGTCGCCTCCGACAAGGAGGAGGAACTCGTCGTCCGGGACCTCGACCTCGGCCTGATCGAACAGGTCCGCCAACAGTGGGCGTTCTACCGCGACCGCCGGCCCGACGCCTACGGACCGCTCGCCGAGGCCTGA
- a CDS encoding putative leader peptide gives MDSGTTLVCRLHVDLRRQASSICAC, from the coding sequence ATGGACTCCGGCACCACTCTGGTCTGCCGCCTGCACGTCGATCTGCGACGCCAGGCGAGTTCCATCTGTGCCTGTTGA
- a CDS encoding GlsB/YeaQ/YmgE family stress response membrane protein, with amino-acid sequence MAWIVLGLVSGTLARMALPGKGDRGLIGTTLIGIAGSYVGTWIVSHWMHQSVRVSFLDLTTWVSAIGGAVVLLFLYGVLHRIVRR; translated from the coding sequence ATGGCGTGGATCGTACTGGGCCTGGTGTCGGGGACCCTGGCCAGGATGGCGCTGCCGGGCAAGGGTGATCGCGGCCTGATCGGCACGACCCTGATCGGCATCGCCGGCTCCTACGTCGGCACCTGGATCGTCTCGCACTGGATGCACCAGTCGGTCAGGGTGAGCTTCCTCGACCTGACGACCTGGGTCTCCGCGATCGGCGGCGCCGTGGTGCTGCTGTTCCTCTACGGAGTGCTCCACCGCATCGTCCGGCGCTGA